From Hermetia illucens chromosome 6, iHerIll2.2.curated.20191125, whole genome shotgun sequence, one genomic window encodes:
- the LOC119659750 gene encoding uncharacterized protein LOC119659750 yields the protein MGRLYVESTFTIIYGIILGTTIACFVNMSILWSIWNRSWGDNCFFTTKGSEQILCGYGLFGLLPPVVASSGAMFIHLYYLCMRRAMSEGSVVPMTMRWCTNVEFELFLCGILMIYTFVYICTLIVAFLLACEWHTKMKLMTADCPRSQMLQQYVTCENIYRCVVALSEPKCGSFVNNPDQTKTFAILISVISMQLAALICWVLALIGNIYMKRRQ from the exons ATGGGTCGCCTTTATGTGGAAAGTAcattcactataatatatggaataattttagggacgaccaTTGCTTGTTTTGTGAATATGTCGATCCTGTGGAGTATATGGAATCGGTCATGGGGGGACAACTGCTTCTTTACAACAAAAGGTTCGGAGCAGATTTTGTGCGGTTATGGCCTGTTCGGATTACTGCCTCCCGTGGTGGCGTCCAGCGGAGCGATGTTCATCCACTTGTATTACCTCTGCATGCGGCGGGCTATGTCAGAGGGATCAGT AGTGCCTATGACTATGCGCTGGTGCACCAATGTTGAGTTCGAGCTATTTCTTTGTGGAATTTTAATGATCTACACTTTTGTCTACATTTGCACGTTAATTGTCGCATTTCTTCTGGCTTGCGAATGGCACACGAAGATGAAGTTGATGACCGCAGACTGTCCAAGAAGCCAAATGCTGCAGCAGTACGTAACCTGCGAAAATATTTATCGATGCGTGGTTGCATTGTCAGAGCCCAAATGTGGGAGCTTCGTCAATAACCctgatcaaacgaaaacttTTGCGATTTTAATTAGTGTAATATCGATGCAGCTAGCGGCCCTTATATGCTGGGTGCTTGCGCTCATTGGTAACATATATATGAAAAGACGACAGTGA